aaggcgcatgaCGGCACGTTCAGGGAAACAATCCAGCAAAACTAAATTTGACATCCATTGAGTATTACAAGTGTGCCTTATTGTCTGAAAAATATGTTAATTGATTTGTAATTGCCACATGACGGCGGCAAAGcattacttttgtctaaatgtaaCTCCTTAACTCACTTCGCCATATTTTCTTGATAACGAGATGCCAACAAATGGCGCCAAAGCAATACTTTTATACTCAcccattcactgccaacccagttGAAACCAATTTGACGTAGAAAGCAGCGAATGAGTTCGACATGGCGTCAATAACTAATTATATGctcaaaatagttttttttttttttaaatccatgaATGGGCGAATTCTGCTAAATTTACTTTGCTATTAGCgattcctgaaaaaaaaaattcagtggtgtgtttttttatacttAATACACAAAAGCAGTTATGTATTCCTTCTAATATACTTTAATCTTACTTTCTATCTATACACGACAATGCAACATATTTTCCTCAAACTGGGATGGACAATAGTtaacttgaatgttttttttttgtttttttttaaatgaggggCTGCTTTTCCTGATTGTACTACCTACAGTATGAATGAACTGTACCTCAAAAGTATCAGCTAACAACGGACTAATCACGTCACTACCTCCAGTTTTGGTCATGTCTGTTTACGTTCAGTATGAGCAATGTTAATAATCTACAACGTAttatcaggactgcagaagtgttttttttttttttttttttgtctaatcTCAGTACCTTTCTCACCCTCAAGTGGCTTTTCAGATTTGACTATTGTATtcatgttttcttgtttttaaatagatGGTATACTTGATTAGGAGTTCTCGTGTAcgcaaatgtgatttttttttttctcttctcttatATGGTTAAACCAGATGTATACGGGGATTGGTTTTTACTTTGAAAGAAAGTGTTGCGTTCTTGAAATTCATCCAAGGCTAGAGGTAGAGCCTCCGAGAAGcgacatgatttttttcaatccaCCTTCATTAGCAACAGTTTATTCTTGcagcaaatgtttttaatgttaaaGCTGCCTTACTACACTGTGGATGAACTTTCAGCTCTGggagtcttaaaaaaaaagttactcgTCATAACCTTTGTATTCTAGTACAATCAGATACACATTACTACCTCTCAAAGGGCCTATTTTTACCTCAATCTCAAATCTAAATACTGTTTTGACATCCAGAGAGCATTTTGGGTGAACAtcttgaaatgtttattttttgccgGGATACATTTTCTACGACTGTTTTTCGATTCACCTCAACTGAACTTGTAACTTTTATTATGTAGTAGAAGCTGGGAGGCACGTGGTTGGATTTTTCCAAGCTCTccactgttttattttcctttcttcGACAGTATCTAACGTCTAAAGTATCTaacctgttttgtttgttttctttatccACTTCCTTTCTTGGATTACAGTTTTTACTCGCTTGCTAAAAGTCTTTAGATATTCACTACATTTTATTCagcacaataataaaaaaatgtatggcaAACAGTGTGTGATTTTTTGTGATCGTGTAAAAAATGTGACTACCAGTCATGGTAGACTTCAACCCTGTTGAGAGCATGagaatttaaattatttatcatatatttaaaaaaaaaaaataacattgaaaaagtattttcccCATTTAGTGATTCATGGACATCTTGTTTTGGTTTCGTAAATATGGTGAACCACAAGACTGTTTTTTACCACAAGGAAATGACCACAAATGCTTGTTTGGGAATACACACTAaccacaattattttttactaaggtctgttgactttttttttttaaatttgcacGATTAGTGGTTAATCCTGGTGGAAAAAATTCCTGGGTTTATATTAGCAAGTTTTATAGCAtagcatgttagcattttATCCAggtttgcttttttaaatattacctGGCATCGTGACATGGAACGAAGTTGCAATAAAACTCTTTTTCCTcatcataaaatgttttatttttatatgagTTTGAGTTTTATGTGAGTCAACATGCCATTACTTCCATTGCAGTTGAGTCAGCCCAGAACATTGCCACTCATTTTCCTTCATTCAAATACTtagaatccattttttttcttccattcatTCCTTTTTCTGCACCACTTTTGCTGTTCAATAGCAGAAGTGTTAGAAAGCAAAGTAGTCCATTAATTGTGTATTCAACAGCGCGCTCTAGCGGCAAAACCGAGGCACTACAAGTAAATTTGTAATATTGAGATTACTGTGTTTTATTTCGAAAGGTTTtcacttcctgtgtgtgtgttcgatTACAAATTACTCCAAGTTTAATCTGGCATGTCATTGTTAAATTTTGAGTTTTATATGTTTATGTTaaacatatatattatttttagtgTAGCGGGAACAAAAAGCTTCAATCAGAATTTCAACTCGCGTTGTTGTTACTATATTTTACTGTATAGGGATTCCACTTCCGGTACAGTCTGGATCCAGGAAGTGAACACTGACAGTTTCGGTGGAAAGCAACAAAAagatttgcatttaaaaatatagttTGTCATTATGTCTGCTAGAAACCCGGGCACGCAACTTGGTAAGTGACAACTTAATGCATAGTTCCTGGCTTCAAAAATGCCCGATCGACATTCGAAACTTGCGCTTTTCAGCTCGTTTTCTGTCCTTCTCTTTGCTTAATCAGTAACACTTGAGAAGTAAACGACCTGCAAAATGCAGGGGCGGACTTGTGCAAACCGGTGCGGGACAATAAAACGGACTTTTTCTTACTTCGTTGTTGAGAAATGTTGCCTGAAAAGTATCCCGTTATGAGCATGTAATTAACGTCTCATGATCACTCTGCACGCCTCACTCATTCATTTTGGACATAGACATAGTtccttcatgtttttttatttcatacttAATTCAATGGACAGCATGCAATTCATCTATGCAGTTACATTGTACCaattagattttttaaaacttaTTTGCAAAGTAgatgcatgaaaaaaatctaaaaaaaaaaaaaaagcccaaaactACTCGATACTACAGAAGCTAAATGatcttaaataaaaatgaccccGTCCTACTGGTGGAATAATACATAACATTGTGGTTTAAAACCTACCAAATCAAATATGAttaattttcatgttttttttttttctgtcccatTGTACTTCAGATCTGGAATGGGTCTCCAAAGTGAGAGTGAACACACAAGCTGTACTTCGGAGAGCTCAATCCATTCAAGGACTGAAGCTCCCCAAGAAACAGTGGCAGGTATTGGTATTGctacaaaaattaaaattgaaataaattgtaaTACATTTATGCTCTTTTAAAGGCCGCCTGGCTGCTGAAGGCCGTCACGTGTATTGACCTGACGACTCTGGCCGGAGACGATACGCCGTCCAACGTCCACCGACTGTGCATGAAGGCCACCCAGCCCGTCCAATATGAGCTCCTCAAGAAAATTGACATGCATGACAAAGGTATGTTTAGGCTAAATccaattgtatattttttacagAATGGGTTGTATAAGTATCATGCTGATTCTCAAAAGTTCCCATCCGGCAGTTCTCTTTACAGCCCGCAGGGGGCGCCAAAGACCAGTTAGTCATTCTCTACTGTTTCTGTATTATGTGTCCAAAGGGGTAACAACCGGTGCAGTGTGCGTGTACCCGTCACGCGTGGCCGATGCGGTCACATCGCTAAAAGCCGCCAACTCCAATCTTCCAGTTGCGTCGGGTGAGTCCGTTAAAAACCCGTATAGAAATGTGTGAATAAAATTGTGTTATTGAATCAAAATTTCCTTTCTTCCAGTGGCGACCGGTTTCCCGGCAGGTCAGACTGCACTGGAGACGCGTATTATGGAAGTTCGTATGGCCGTAGCGGACGGCGCCACTGAGATTGACATCGTCATCAACAGGACGCTCGCTCTCACCGGACAGTGGGAAGGTATAGAGACTATAAAAgaaatttttaaaataaataaatcctgaTTGTGACTTCCACAGCCATGTATGATGAGATCGTTCAGTTCCGAGAGGCCTGCGGCGACGCTCACATGAAGACCATCCTGGCTATCGGCGAACTGGGCACCTTCACCAACGTCTACAAAGCCAGTTTGGTCGCCATGATGGCCGGTCAGTTTCAAAGTGCTTCAAggatttcaaacattttgagtAGTCACTgataccgataccaagtaccgatacttttgatacaaaaaaatgatccTCTAATCCACAATATTTGTCCTTGCTTAACATTATATTTAAAGTTGGGTTTTGGTAGTTGAATCACTCAGTTTT
This genomic window from Syngnathus acus chromosome 23, fSynAcu1.2, whole genome shotgun sequence contains:
- the dera gene encoding deoxyribose-phosphate aldolase, whose translation is MSARNPGTQLDLEWVSKVRVNTQAVLRRAQSIQGLKLPKKQWQAAWLLKAVTCIDLTTLAGDDTPSNVHRLCMKATQPVQYELLKKIDMHDKGVTTGAVCVYPSRVADAVTSLKAANSNLPVASVATGFPAGQTALETRIMEVRMAVADGATEIDIVINRTLALTGQWEAMYDEIVQFREACGDAHMKTILAIGELGTFTNVYKASLVAMMAGSDFIKTSTGKESVNATYPVAIVMVRAIRDYFLRTGHKVGFKPAGGIRTAKESLVWLLLIKEELGNDWLTPHLFRLGASSLLADIERQIYHHVTGQYAAYHELPMA